The following proteins come from a genomic window of Lolium rigidum isolate FL_2022 chromosome 5, APGP_CSIRO_Lrig_0.1, whole genome shotgun sequence:
- the LOC124653181 gene encoding chlorophyll a-b binding protein 7, chloroplastic-like isoform X1 has product MSPLVLRTYSPPYTAGAICRRRRKRPRRSVSVRASWQELAGVLVFSAVPFTAVKALAGSPLGARLRRRLEARKASAAAEADALRAAARQARRSSFWYGGARPRWLGPIPYDYPEHLDGEFPGDYGFDIAGLGRDPVAFANYFNFEILHCRWAMLAALGVVVPELLDLFGIVHFVEPVWWKVGYAKLQGDTLDYLGIPGFRIAGGQGIIVIAICQVLLMVGPEYARYCGIEALEPLGIYLPGDLNYPGGALFDPLGLSKDPVAFEELKVKEIKNGRLAMVAWIGFYVQAAVTGKGPVQNLIEHLSDPLHNNILSSFL; this is encoded by the exons ATGTCTCCCCTCGTTCTCCGCACCTACTCCCCGCCGTACACCGCCGGTGCCATCTGCCGGCGGAGGCGGAAGCGACCAAGGCGCAGCGTGTCGGTGCGTGCGTCGTGGCAGGAGCTGGCGGGGGTGCTGGTGTTCTCCGCCGTCCCCTTCACCGCCGTCAAGGCCCTCGCCGGCAGCCCCCTcggcgcccgcctccgccgccgcctcgaggCCAGGAAGGCCTCCGCCGCCGCAGAGGCAGacgccctccgcgccgccgcccgccaagcCCGCCGTTCCAG CTTTTGGTATGGTGGAGCTCGGCCGCGGTGGCTCGGCCCCATCCCGTACGACTACCCTGAGCATCTGGACGGGGAGTTCCCGGGCGATTACGGGTTCGATATCGCAGGTCTGGGCAGGGATCCCGTTGCTTTCGCAAACTACTTTAA CTTTGAGATCTTACATTGTCGATGGGCCATGCTTGCTGCTCTTGGTGTTGTTGTTCCTGAGCTGCTAGATCTATTCGGGATAGTGCATTTTGTTGAGCCTGTCTGGTGGAAAGTTGGTTATGCAAAACTTCAG GGTGATACTCTTGATTACCTTGGGATTCCTGGGTTCCGAATTGCTGGTGGTCAAGGCATCATCGTCATTGCTATCTGTCAAGTCCTTTTGATG GTTGGGCCAGAATATGCGAGATATTGTGGGATCGAGGCGCTAGAACCCTTGGGAATATACCTTCCTGGGGACTTAAATTACCCAGGTGGAGCACTCTTTGATCCCTTGGGGCTGTCCAAAGACCCTGTTGCGTTTGAAGAACTCAAGGTGAAGGAGATCAAGAACGGTCGCCTGGCAATGGTTGCCTGGATTGGATTCTACGTCCAGGCAGCTGTAACCGGCAAGGGCCCTGTGCAGAACCTCATTGAACACTTGTCGGATCCACTCCACAACAACATTTTATCCAGTTTTCTTTGA
- the LOC124657850 gene encoding uncharacterized protein LOC124657850, giving the protein MAAAAGGAAGRPWRVIPRPVLETVLHNHALHPRVPQPLLLHGPRGVGKSTLLLDRLLPQWSEPPHYAAFVDFLHPAHAHATAAPWSLLADPTAPSLPSLRLQLESALEGLTRAAVLKGAVGSKDVLAALSRSHGLHTALSRLAGPGRGTSSVPVLWARAVLAATSSARGEDPTFRIGEGEAANCSMEETAYMQEAMAALRVAKELLRMQEGWRKEALREMNRTGRFSRPLVNSATDWPCLLLDVLSGAAEVDFFQPKLVLNNVDVLKRAACEDDTMVPAAMYHDSFIWRLIALGANEQCLPVFMSTSDGYYSSQAFVDFGFPNIFISRETFGWTQQEAKLHMVSEFFSEKEWKVVDEILGTNTRHLSEIYMLKQKASRPEVLHDTNIEEIVDTYLAHLQVSIVNPAMDTALSMVQKFASDVREGKIPENRLSFGAPWRHPPRTDNPDTSYKWAKIQLMDFVQSFVNAEFGLNYLADDSLEILDDPAAVAMMEVGLLYQQREPSFMRPITRGIQRCLARWLVQQRLELNLQESISFLWQRAIRGRSYRHLMKEVGYK; this is encoded by the exons atggctgccgccgccggcggggcAGCCGGCCGCCCGTGGCGCGTGATACCGCGCCCTGTCCTGGAGACCGTCCTCCACAACCACGCCCTCCACCCGCGCGTGCCGCAGCCGCTGCTCCTCCACGGCCCGCGCGGCGTCGGCAAGTCCACGCTCCTCCTCGACCGCCTCCTCCCCCAGTGGTCCGAGCCCCCGCACTACGCCGCCTTCGTCGACTTCCTCCACCCCGCCCACGCCCACGCCACCGCGGCGCCGTGGTCCCTCCTCGCCGACCCCACGGccccctccctcccctccctccgccTCCAGCTCGAGTCCGCGCTCGAGGGACTCACCCGCGCCGCAGTGCTCaaaggcgccgtcggctccaaggacGTGCTCGCCGCGCTCTCCCGGtcccacggcctccacaccgcGCTCTCCCGCCTCGCGGGCCCCGGCCGGGGCACCAGCTCTGTCCCGGTGCTCTGGGCGAGGGCCGTGCTAGCCGCGACCTCCTCCGCGCGCGGCGAGGACCCCACGTTCCGCATTGGCGAGGGAGAGGCGGCCAACTGCTCCATGGAGGAGACCGCGTACATGCaggaggccatggcggcgctGCGCGTGGCCAAGGAACTTCTCCGGATGCAGGAGGGGTGGAGGAAGGAGGCGTTGCGGGAGATGAATAGGACGGGCCGGTTCTCGCGCCCGCTCGTCAATTCAGCCACGGACTGGCCGTGCCTCCTGCTGGACGTGCTGTCTGGCGCCGCTGAGGTGGATTTCTTCCAG CCAAAGCTGGTGCTGAACAATGTGGATGTACTTAAGAGGGCGGCGTGTGAGGATGACACTATGGTGCCTGCAGCAATGTACCATGACAGCTTCATCTGGAGGCTGATCGCACTTGGTGCTAATGAACAGTGTCTGCCTGTGTTTATGTCGACCTCAGATGG ATACTATTCTTCTCAAGCATTTGTTGATTTCGGTTTTCCTAATATCTTCATTTCTCGTGAG ACATTTGGTTGGACACAACAAGAAGCTAAACTGCATATGGTTTCTGAGTTCTTCAGTGAAAAGGAG TGGAAAGTTGTTGATGAGATTCTTGGGACAAACACACGACACCTATCTGAGATATATATGCTGAAGCAAAAGGCCAGTCGCCCAGA GGTTTTGCATGACACGAACATTGAGGAAATTGTTGACACATACCTGGCACACTTGCAA GTATCTATTGTGAATCCTGCTATGGATACAGCATTGAGTATGGTGCAGAAGTTCGCCTCTGATGTTCGCGAGGGTAAAATACCAGAAAACAGACTGTCTTTTGGTGCACCCTGGAGACATCCACCCAGGACTGACAACCCTGATACGTCATATAAGTGGGCAAAGATTCAACTTATGGATTTTGTCCAATCCTTTGTAAACGCTGAATTTGGG TTGAACTACCTAGCAGATGATAGCCTGGAAATATTGGATGATCCTGCAGCAGTGGCTATGATGGAG GTCGGCCTACTTTATCAACAGAGAGAACCATCCTTTATGCGACCAATCACTCGTGGGATTCAGCGCTGTCTTGCTAGATG GCTTGTTCAGCAGAGATTAGAGTTGAACCTTCAAGAATCAATATCATTCTTATGGCAACGTGCAATACGTGGGCGAAGCTACCGGCACTTGATGAAAGAAGTCGGCTACAAGTAA
- the LOC124653181 gene encoding chlorophyll a-b binding protein 7, chloroplastic-like isoform X2 has translation MSPLVLRTYSPPYTAGAICRRRRKRPRRSVSVRASWQELAGVLVFSAVPFTAVKALAGSPLGARLRRRLEARKASAAAEADALRAAARQARRSSFWYGGARPRWLGPIPYDYPEHLDGEFPGDYGFDIAGLGRDPVAFANYFNFEILHCRWAMLAALGVVVPELLDLFGIVHFVEPVWWKVGYAKLQVGPEYARYCGIEALEPLGIYLPGDLNYPGGALFDPLGLSKDPVAFEELKVKEIKNGRLAMVAWIGFYVQAAVTGKGPVQNLIEHLSDPLHNNILSSFL, from the exons ATGTCTCCCCTCGTTCTCCGCACCTACTCCCCGCCGTACACCGCCGGTGCCATCTGCCGGCGGAGGCGGAAGCGACCAAGGCGCAGCGTGTCGGTGCGTGCGTCGTGGCAGGAGCTGGCGGGGGTGCTGGTGTTCTCCGCCGTCCCCTTCACCGCCGTCAAGGCCCTCGCCGGCAGCCCCCTcggcgcccgcctccgccgccgcctcgaggCCAGGAAGGCCTCCGCCGCCGCAGAGGCAGacgccctccgcgccgccgcccgccaagcCCGCCGTTCCAG CTTTTGGTATGGTGGAGCTCGGCCGCGGTGGCTCGGCCCCATCCCGTACGACTACCCTGAGCATCTGGACGGGGAGTTCCCGGGCGATTACGGGTTCGATATCGCAGGTCTGGGCAGGGATCCCGTTGCTTTCGCAAACTACTTTAA CTTTGAGATCTTACATTGTCGATGGGCCATGCTTGCTGCTCTTGGTGTTGTTGTTCCTGAGCTGCTAGATCTATTCGGGATAGTGCATTTTGTTGAGCCTGTCTGGTGGAAAGTTGGTTATGCAAAACTTCAG GTTGGGCCAGAATATGCGAGATATTGTGGGATCGAGGCGCTAGAACCCTTGGGAATATACCTTCCTGGGGACTTAAATTACCCAGGTGGAGCACTCTTTGATCCCTTGGGGCTGTCCAAAGACCCTGTTGCGTTTGAAGAACTCAAGGTGAAGGAGATCAAGAACGGTCGCCTGGCAATGGTTGCCTGGATTGGATTCTACGTCCAGGCAGCTGTAACCGGCAAGGGCCCTGTGCAGAACCTCATTGAACACTTGTCGGATCCACTCCACAACAACATTTTATCCAGTTTTCTTTGA